The following are from one region of the Pocillopora verrucosa isolate sample1 chromosome 3, ASM3666991v2, whole genome shotgun sequence genome:
- the LOC136279560 gene encoding gamma-aminobutyric acid type B receptor subunit 2-like, translating to MVFFIFLVIGYVSNDDSERRDPYGFTFAPTQLTYIKTVLKIMNHFKWKRFAIVYDFLETQGLYVKNVESLMMNTDSTIIGHEAINTGEVNYRSRNQDTQDKLRKLKDSDSKIFYGAFSSRGASLVFCEVFKMGLFGPEFVWILHPNAGNIDLWVRSAEIERRKNRSGLCSREQYQQVAERIFILDKKIVYRSDKNTTTASGLTDR from the exons ATggtcttcttcattttcctcGTAATAGGTTATGTATCTAACGATGACAGCGAGAGAAGGGATCCATACGGATTCACATTCGCTCCAACACAACTTACCTACATCAAAACTGTTTTAAAGATAATGAATCACTTTAAATGGAAAAGATTCGCGATTGTTTATGATTTCCTGGAGACGCAAGGTCTTTATGTTAAG AATGTTGAAAGCCTTATGATGAACACTGACTCTACGATAATTGGCCATGAAGCGATAAATACTGGTGAAGTTAATTATAGAAGCAGAAACCAGGATACCCAAGACAAGCTTAGAAAACTAAAG gaTTCAGATTCCAAAATATTCTATGGGGCATTCAGCAGCAGAGGAGCGTCGCTGGTATTTTGCGAG GTATTCAAAATGGGTTTGTTTGGACCAGAGTTTGTTTGGATCTTGCACCCGAATGCTGGAAACATCGACCTTTGGGTTCGCAGCGCCGAgattgaaagaagaaagaaccGGTCTGGCCTTTGTAGCAGAGAACAATACCAACAAGTAGCAGAAAGAATTTTCATACTCGACAAAAAGATCGTATATCGCAGTGATAAGAATACAACTACTGCTTCAGGCTTG ACTGACAGATGA
- the LOC131786516 gene encoding gamma-aminobutyric acid type B receptor subunit 2-like — protein sequence MTIAFDTMWGVMLALKESSKELPNSMPLEQNVKRFLGNARITKTIELKLRNVSFEGLTGPVSFTKNEERSGIVIIRQYQADRTALVPIGEYHIIQDKFVVYDEFKDTLWKDNHQPMDHSQRELEFMKIQVPLIAAMWGFAAIGIACSSGFLCFNIGNRKKSVIKMSSPNLNSIIVMGCMLCYAAVILIGLDVRFLYVEEYTFVCNARSAVLCIGYSLSFGAMFSKTWRVHKIFTAGLSRDKMAIKDSHLLVTIAALLMIDVVFLSFWILTDPLQAKILTFEERASLENHIVTIPALYQCTCRYKTYFLAFVFTYKGLLLLFGIFLAWETRNVSIPALNDSKYIGMSVYNVFVLSIIGASVSLAFQGSVHYEAPYAILSICLIMSTSVTLLLVFVPKIYQFRTKVNEATQSIRVRELMEGQIFNSICRATQTDLGVSELKAEANEAFSSSEEIPQEASDEKNGCGIQPVKLISERSTGQKDKAAKTPGPVTSQH from the exons ATGACCATTGCGTTTGATACAATGTGGGGCGTTATGCTGGCTTTGAAAGAAAGCAGTAAGGAACTGCCAAACTCTATGCCTCTGGAGCAGAATGTGAAAAGGTTCCTTGGAAATGCCCGAATAACGAAAACCATAGAACTCAAATTACGTAATGTCAGCTTTGAAGGACTCACG GGACCTGTTTCATTTACTAAGAATGAGGAAAGAAGTGGAATCGTAATAATAAGGCAATATCAAG CCGATAGAACGGCGCTGGTTCCCATTGGTGAGTACCATATTATACAAGATAAATTCGTGGTATATGATGAATTCAAGGACACTTTGTGGAAAG ATAATCATCAACCTATGGATCACTCACAGAGGGAACTAGAGTTCATGAAGATTCAAGTGCCATTGATAGCAGCTATGTGGGGGTTTGCAGCTATTGGAATAGCCTGTTCATCAGgttttttgtgtttcaacatAGGAAACCGTAAAAAGAG TGTTATTAAGATGTCCTCACCAAACCTCAATAGCATCATCGTTATGGGTTGCATGTTGTGTTACGCCGCTGTGATTTTGATTGGACTCGATGTGAGGTTCCTGTACGTGGAGGAATACACCTTCGTTTGTAAT GCCCGAAGTGCAGTGTTGTGCATTGGATACTCTCTCTCATTTGGCGCAATGTTCAGCAAAACCTGGAGAGTTCACAAAATATTCACGGCAGGGTTAAGTCGTGACAAAATG GCAATCAAGGATAGCCATCTGCTAGTTACTATAGCTGCATTGCTGATGATCGATGTGGTGTTTTTGTCCTTCTGGATTTTAACAGATCCGCTCCAAGCTAAAATACTAACGTTTGAAGAGAGG GCCAGCCTGGAAAACCACATTGTTACTATCCCAGCGTTGTATCAATGTACTTGCAGATACAAGACGTATTTCCTTGCGTTCGTGTTTACCTATAAAGgcttgttattgttatttggtatttttcttGCCTGGGAGACACGCAATGTTTCTATTCCTGCTCTGAACGACTCCAAGTACATCGGGATGTCAGTTTATAACGTGTTCGTTTTGTCCATTATTGGTGCGTCTGTGTCTCTGGCTTTTCAAGGATCTGTGCACTACGAGGCTCCATATGCCATTTTATCAATATGCCTTATCATGAGTACATCTGTCACTTTGCTTCTGGTGTTTGTGCCCAAG ATTTACCAGTTCCGCACTAAGGTAAATGAAGCGACCCAAAGCATCCGTGTCCGTGAATTGATGGAGGGGCAGATTTTTAATTCTATTTGTAGAGCAACACAAACAGACCTCGGCGTATCAGAACTTAAAG CTGAAGCAAATGAAGCCTTTTCCTCGTCAGAGGAAATACCTCAAGAAGCGTCGGACGAAAAAAATGGCTGTGGCATTCAACCTGTAAAGTTGATATCAGAAAGGTCAACGGGCCAAAAGGATAAGGCTGCAAAGACTCCTGGGCCAGTCACAAGTCAGCACTGA